One window of the Benincasa hispida cultivar B227 chromosome 3, ASM972705v1, whole genome shotgun sequence genome contains the following:
- the LOC120073920 gene encoding protein NUCLEAR FUSION DEFECTIVE 4-like has protein sequence MKSARFSIRTGRRRLSPMTNFVVQVLLGRWFTVFASLLIMSVSGATYMFALYSADIKSSLNYDQTTLNLIGFFKDLGSNVGVFSGLITEITPPWVVLFIGGVMNFFGYFMIWLSVTHRIPKPKLPAMCLFICLGANSQTFANTGALIPSVKNFPQNRGNVLGLLKGFVGLSGAILTQIYHAFYGDDSKDFILLIAWLPTAVSFLLLRIVRVVEVNPIFKSNDLKNFYSMLYISLGLAGFLMILIIIQNELMFTRIQYLGCAFVLLAFLFLPLVVVIREEFSSRKRKLQGVDLTSWLPVPPDPSPAELPLPRPSNSSSSCFENVFRPPERGEDYTILQAIFSVDMLILFVATICGAGGTLTAMDNLGQIGSSLGYSTHTISTFTSLVSIWGFLGRAFSGYASEFLWTKYNFSRPLFLTLLLLLSCVGHLLISFGVPTSLYFASVIIGFCFGAQWPLIFAIVSELFGLKYYATLYSISGIASPVGSYIFNVKVAGYLYDQEARKQMAAIGLKSVAGRDLACVGVHCYRLAFLIISAATVFGCVVSFILVLRTWKFYKGDIYKKFREERKEAE, from the coding sequence ATGAAAAGCGCAAGATTCAGCATCAGAACTGGACGAAGAAGACTATCACCGATGACGAATTTCGTCGTCCAAGTTCTACTGGGCCGATGGTTCACCGTCTTCGCGTCTTTACTCATCATGTCCGTTTCCGGCGCCACCTACATGTTCGCACTTTACTCCGCCGACATCAAATCCTCCTTGAATTACGATCAGACCACTCTCAACCTTATCGGCTTCTTTAAGGATCTGGGTTCCAATGTCGGAGTCTTTTCCGGCCTCATCACTGAAATTACTCCGCCTTGGGTTGTTCTCTTCATCGGTGGGGTGATGAATTTCTTTGGGTATTTCATGATCTGGCTTTCTGTCACTCACCGAATCCCCAAACCCAAATTGCCGGCCATGTGTTTGTTTATATGCCTAGGTGCCAATTCTCAGACCTTTGCTAATACAGGGGCTTTGATCCCTTCTGTGAAGAATTTCCCTCAGAATCGAGGTAATGTATTGGGTTTATTGAAAGGGTTTGTTGGGTTAAGTGGGGCAATTTTGACTCAGATTTACCATGCTTTTTATGGGGATGATTCTAAGGATTTTATCTTGCTTATTGCTTGGTTGCCTACTGCTGTATCCTTCCTGCTTCTTCGGATTGTTAGAGTAGTGGAAGTGAACCCAATATTCAAATCCAATGATCTAAAAAATTTCTATTCTATGCTCTACATTTCCCTTGGTCTTGCTGGCTTCCTCATGATTttgattattattcaaaatgaaCTCATGTTTACTAGAATTCAGTATTTGGGTTGTGCGTTTGTTCTCCTagcctttctttttcttccccttGTTGTTGTTATAAGAGAAGAATTCAGCAGTAGGAAGAGGAAATTGCAAGGTGTGGATTTAACTTCTTGGCTTCCAGTTCCACCAGACCCATCTCCAGCTGAATTACCATTGCCTAGACCTTCAAATTCTTCAAGTTCTTGCTTTGAAAATGTTTTCAGACCGCCGGAAAGGGGAGAGGACTACACCATTTTGCAAGCAATCTTCAGTGTAGATATGTTGATTCTGTTTGTTGCTACAATTTGTGGGGCTGGTGGGACTTTGACTGCAATGGACAACTTGGGTCAAATAGGCAGCTCCCTTGGCTACTCAACCCATACCATTTCTACTTTCACTTCTCTAGTGAGTATATGGGGCTTTCTCGGTCGAGCATTTTCGGGTTATGCTTCTGAATTCTTATGGACGAAGTATAACTTCTCTCGCCCTTTGTTCCTCACTCTTCTGCTTCTTCTCTCTTGTGTTGGTCATCTTCTAATTTCCTTTGGAGTCCCAACCTCCCTTTATTTTGCTTCAGTGATCATTGGATTTTGCTTTGGTGCACAATGGCCGTTGATTTTCGCCATTGTTTCTGAATTATTTGGCTTGAAATACTATGCAACTTTGTATAGCATAAGCGGCATTGCTAGCCCAGTTGGCTCATACATTTTCAATGTGAAAGTAGCTGGCTATTTATACGACCAAGAGGCTAGAAAGCAAATGGCAGCCATTGGTCTTAAAAGTGTTGCTGGTAGAGACTTAGCCTGTGTCGGCGTCCATTGTTACAGATTAGCTTTCCTTATAATCTCTGCTGCAACCGTGTTCGGTTGTGTTGTTTCATTCATTTTGGTCCTTCGAACTTGGAAATTCTACAAGGGTGATATCTATAAGAAGTTTAGAGAGGAAAGAAAGGAAGCAGAATGA
- the LOC120073532 gene encoding aspartic and glutamic acid-rich protein-like produces MNPHNHQFEAQRKKDNAESMADRSVMPRVEPYDAVHSADLDDGEKFLAGAIRRRGENSKLPPMCLRYGHILADNQPPDATSEKQQDLYCSPEVDGEVLGGQENEHGERVFEIYFSQDNHDYLVKLAFGPVNELSDEDSQQEEGELESDFYSDDGEETYEDYENDDYDEETFEDEQSDNDEELTGNRVCELYFPGDCYYVVRLVFEKEEDDDRFLEEEDEFLFKKLQRAAGISYGGDEVPAIENKSFSDLPEIVSENSRKLMELKIEDRDDIRIEYPETANEIKNGIDEDQSSGTFVDPLMILEQQNHLIARIVCDHLQLHSSA; encoded by the coding sequence atgaatccCCATAATCATCAGTTTGAAGCACAGAGGAAGAAAGATAACGCTGAATCCATGGCAGACCGTAGCGTGATGCCTCGAGTGGAGCCCTACGATGCCGTACACTCGGCCGATCTTGACGACGGCGAGAAGTTTCTTGCTGGTGCGATCAGAAGGCGAGGAGAGAATTCCAAATTACCGCCAATGTGTTTGCGTTATGGACATATCCTGGCTGATAATCAGCCTCCCGACGCCACTTCCGAGAAGCAACAAGATCTTTATTGTTCGCCTGAAGTCGATGGCGAAGTCCTCGGCGGCCAAGAGAACGAACACGGCGAACGTGTTTTCGAAATATACTTTTCCCAAGATAACCATGATTATCTCGTCAAATTAGCTTTTGGTCCAGTGAATGAATTATCTGATGAAGATTCGCAGCAAGAAGAAGGAGAATTAGAAAGCGATTTCTACAGCGACGATGGAGAAGAAACTTACGAAGATTACGAGAACGATGATTATGATGAAGAAACTTTCGAAGATGAACAGAGCGACAACGACGAAGAACTTACCGGTAATCGCGTTTGTGAATTATATTTTCCAGGAGATTGTTACTATGTCGTCCGATTAGTTTTTGAGAAAGAAGAAGACGACGACAGGTTtcttgaggaagaagatgagtttcttttcaaaaaacTGCAGCGAGCAGCCGGAATTTCATACGGCGGAGATGAAGTTCCGGCAATCGAGAACAAATCCTTCAGTGATCTACCGGAAATTGTATCGGAGAATTCACGGAAACTGATGGAATTAAAAATCGAAGACCGTGATGATATTAGAATCGAGTATCCAGAAACggcaaatgaaataaaaaatggaattgaTGAAGATCAGTCGTCTGGTACTTTTGTCGATCCTCTGATGATATTAGAACAACAGAATCATCTAATAGCACGGATTGTGTGTGATCATCTGCAGCTTCATTCTTCCGCCTGA